Part of the Streptomyces antimycoticus genome, CGACCGCCGTCTCCACGAGCCGCGGCGCGGGAATCATCGTCCCCGCGGGGCCCGTACGCCCCGTTGCGGGGCCCTCAGCGCCGTTTGGGCAGCGCCACCGTCATCAGGTCCTCGGCGACCGTGAGCTCCCCTCGAACCCCGCCGCCCGCGCCTGGCGCTCGAAGTCGGACGGATCGCCGTAACGCTGCGAGAAGTGCGTCAGCACCAGATGCCGCACCCCCGCCCCGGCCGCGACCCGGGCCGCCTGCCCGGCGGTCAGATGCCCGTACTCGACGGCCAGCGCCTCCTCCTCGTCCAGGAAGGTCGACTCGATGACCAGCAGATCGCACCCCTGCGCCAGCGCGAAGACGCCGTCGCACAGCCGGGTGTCCATGATGAACGCGAAGCGCTGCCCCCGGCGCACCTCGCTGACCTCTTCGAGCGTGACCGTACGCCCCCCGATCTCCAGCGCCCGCTCCCGCTGCAGCCGACCGATGTCCGGGCCGCGGACGCCGAGCGCGGCGAGCCGCTCGGGCAGCATCCTGCGGCCGTCCGCTCCGATCAGGCGATAGCCGTAGGACTCGACGGGGTGCGAGAGCCGGGCCGCCTCCAGGGTGTACGCGGGGGTGCGGGCCAGCACCGCGCCGTCACCGGCGACCGGCTCCTCGGTCAGCGCCACCGTCTCGCGGTAGGCGGTCGCGTACCGCAGCCGCTCGAAGAACCGCTGTCCGCTCGCCGGGTAGTGGGCGGTCACCCGGTGCGGCACCCGGTCGAGGTTGATCCGCTGGATCACCCCCGCCAGGCCCAGCGAGTGATCCCCGTGGAAGTGCGTGACGCAGATCCGGTCGATGTCATGGGCGGCGACCCCGGCCCGCAGCATCTGGCGCTGGGTGCCCTCGCCGGGGTCGAACAGCAGGCCCTCGCCGTCCCAGCGCAGCAGATAGCCGTTGTGGTTGCGGTGCCGGGTCGGCACCTGGCTGGCGGTGCCGAGGACGATCAGTTCCCGTGCGGACAAGGGTTATCCGGGGGGCCAGTTGAGCCCGCGGCCGCCCAGGACGTGGGCATGGGCGTGGAAGACGGTCTGACCCGCGCCGGAGCCGGTGTTGAACACCACGCGGTAGCCCGTCTCGACGAGCTTCTCATCGACGGCTACCGCGCCCGTCTCGCCCAGCACATCCGCGGCGACCTGCGGTTCGGCCGCCGCGAGGGAGGCCGCGTCCGGGTAGTGCACCTTGGGGATCACCAGGATGTGCGTGGGTGCCTGGGGGTTTATGTCGCGGAAGGCGACGGTGGTGTCCGTCTCGCGGACGACGGTGGCCGGCACCTCCCCCGAGACAATCTTGCAGAACAGGCAGTCGGCCTGCGGTTCTCCCGCCACCGGTGGCTCCTTACGGATCGTCGGCACATACGGTCCGGATGGTACCGGGAGCCCCTGCCGGCGGGAGAGATCGCGGCCTATTCGCCCTGACCGCCGCCCTCGGTATCGCCCTTACCGGCGCTTTCCCCGGTGTCGGCCTGCCCGGCGCCGCCCTCGGTGGTCGGGTGGTCCCAGGAGTGGCTACGGGTCGGCTGGGGGTTCTCGGTGCTCGGGCGGTCCCACGGGTGACTACGGGTCGGCTGGGGGGCCTCGGTGGTCCGGTGGTCCCACGGGTGACTACGCGTCGGCTGCGGGCTGTCCGTGCTCGGGCGGTCCCTCGAGTGACTGAAGGTCGGCCGGGGGCTGTCGGTGTCCGGGCCGCCGCCCTGGCACTCCCCGATCACCTGCGCCTCGAAGACCTTCCGGCCGTCCACCTCGCCGGTCACATCGCCCCGCACGCAGTGGTCCGCCCGTACGTAGGTCACCCGGCCCTTGATCCTGATGTCCTTGTCGTTGTCGGTCCTGCCGTGGCAGTCCACCCGTGCGTCGGTCTCCCCGGACCGCTCGCTCCGCGAGGGCGGAGCACCGGCCGTATGGCCGTTCTTGAACTCGGCGTTGCAGCTCATCCAGCGGACGCCGACACCGCCCCGCTCCAGCGCCTCCGTGACGACCTGGTCCGTGGTGATCGCGACCGTCACGGAGCTGATGCCGCCGCCCGTCGGCTCACACGCCGTCACCGCGACCGCCGCGCCGACCGCCGCGACGGACAAGAGCGCCCGTCCCCGTCTTGCCTGACTCAAAACCCCCATAGGGGATAGGTTCCCATCGGCCGACGCGTATCGGAAGGCCGTCCTCGGCCAGGTACGGGCGCACGGAAGCGCGAAGAGGCCCCAGAGGGTTCTCATCCCAGAGGGCCTCAGATGGGCCCTCTCATCCCCAGCGGCCGGTGCGGCCGAGCAGCAGCGCGGCGGCCGCCGTTCCGGCCGTGGAGGTGCGCAGCACACTCGGGCCCAGCCGGTACGGCCGCGCGCCCGCCTCGGCGAAGGCCGCCAACTCCTCGGGGGACACGCCCCCTTCGGGCCCGACGACCAGCACGATCTCGCCACTCGCGGGCAGTTGGGCCGTCGCGAGCGGTTCGCCCCCCTCCTCGTGGAGCACGGCCGCGAACGCGGCTTCGGCGAGAAGCCGCGCCACCTGTTTGGTCGTCATCGCGTCCGTGACCTCGGGGAAGGTCAGCCGACGGGACTGCTTGCCCGCCTCGCGCGCGGTCGACCGCCACTTGCCGAGCGCCTTGAGGCCGCGCTCGCCCTTCCACTGGGTGATGCAGCGGGACGCCGACCACGGAACGACGGCGTCCACGCCGGTCTCCGTCATGGTCTCCACCGCCAGCTCGCCCCGGTCGCCCTTGGGCAGCGCCTGGACGACGGTGATCCTCGGGTCCGGGGCCGCCTCCTGGCGCACCTCGTCCACCGCGATCTGCAGCCGGTCCTTGCCCTCGACGGCCGCCACGGTGCCCTGGACGCCCATGCCGTGGCCGTCCGTCAGCACCACGGGCTCACCGACGCGCAGCCGCCTTACGGACACCGCGTGGCGCCCCTCCGGGCCCTCCAGCCAGACCCGGGCCCCCGCGGCCGCACCCGCCAGGGAGTCGGCCACGAACACCGGGGCGGTCACGACACCGCACCCCGCTGCGACTGACGGCCCAACTCGGACCGGGCGGCGTCGAGTTCCACCGCGAGCGTCTCCACCAGCCGCGCGGCGGGCAGTTCGCGCGCCAGCCGGTGCCCCTGCCCGGCCCACAGCGCCATCCCCTGCGGATCGCCCGCCTTGGCGGCCGCCTTACGGAGGCCGGACGTCATGTGGTGCAGCTGGGGGTAGGCGGCGGGCGCGTGCGGGCCGTGCTCGCGCATGAAGCGGTTGACCAGGCCCCGGGCCGGGCGGCCGGAGAAGGCGCGGGTCAGCTCGGTCCGGCCGAACAGCGGATCCGTCATCGCCTGCTTGTGCAGGGCGTTCGCCCCGGACTCGGGGCACACCAGGAACGCGGTCCCCATCTGGGCCGCGACCGCGCCCGCGGCCAGCGCCGAGGCGATCTGCGAACCACGCATGATCCCGCCCGCCGCGATGATCGGGATCTGGACGTACTCACGGACCAGCGTGATCAGCGACAGCAGACCGAGTCCGGCGCCCATTCCGTCGACGGCCGGGTCATTGCTGTACGTGCCCTGGTGGCCACCGGCCTCCACGCCCTGCACACAGACGGCGTCGGCGCCCGCCCACTGGGCGGTCTGCGCCTCGACGGGCGAGGTCACGGTCACGATCGTGCGGGTGCCGGCCTGGGCGAAGGCGTCGAGGACGGCACGGGTCGGGCAGCCGAAGGTGAACGAGACGACCGGAACCGGGTTGTCGAGGAGCACGGCGAGCTTCGCGTCGTACGCGTCGTCCGTGCCCGCGTCCGGGTCGCCCAGCGGAGTCTCGTACCAGGCCGCCTCGCCCGTGAGCCGCGCCCGGTAGGCCCCGACGGCGGCCGTGTCGGCATTGGACGGCTGCGGCATGAACAGATTGACGCCGAAGTGCCGTCCGGTCAGCCCTCGCAGCTGTTTGATCTCCTCATACATCGCTTCCGGCGTCTTGTAGCCGGCAGCGAGGAAACCGAGGCCACCGGCCTCGGAGACAGTGGCGGCGAGCTGCGGGCAGGAGGCTCCACCCGCCATCGGCGCCTGCACGATCGGGTACCGGTAAAGATCGGTCAGCGCGGAGGACATGGCCACATCGTGCCATGCCCTCCACACGGGCTCACCACCGGATCAGCGGTGCTGCGGGCGTCGGCGGCGCTACGGGCCGTATCCCGTCCCGGAAGCGCCTACCGCCCGTTGAACGCGTCCTTCAGCCGCGAGAACAGCCCCTGCTGTCCAGGCTTGAATTCGCCGACCGGGCGCTCCTCGCCGCGCAGCTTGGACAGCCGCCGCAGCAGCTCCTCCTGCTCCGGGTCAAGCTTGGTCGGGGTGGTCACCTCGACATGCACGATCAGGTCGCCCCGGCCGCCGCCCCGCAGATGGGTGACGCCGCGCTGGTGCAGCGGGATCGACTGGCCGGACTGGGTGCCGGGCCGGATGTCGACCTCCTCCAGGCCGTCCAGCGTCTCCAGCGGCACCTTGGTGCCCAGCGACGCCGCCGTCATCGGGATGGTCACCGTGCAGTGCATATCGTCGCCGCGCCGCTGGAAGACCGGGTGCGGGACCTCGTGGATCTCCACATACAGGTCGCCCGCCGGGCCGCCGCCCGGTCCGACCTCGCCCTCACCGGCCAGCTGGATCCTGGTGCCGTTGTCCACACCGGCGGGGATCTTCACGGTCAGGGTGCGCCGCGAGCGGATCCGGCCGTCGCCCGCGCACTCCGGGCACGGGGTGGGCACCACGGTGCCGAAGCCCTGGCACTGGGGGCACGGCCGCGAGGTCATGACCTGGCCCAGGAAGGACCGCGTCACCTGGGAGACCTCACCGCGGCCACGGCACATGTCACAGGTCTGCGCCGAGGTGCCCGGCGCCGCGCCCTCGCCGCTGCACGTGGTGCAGACGACCGCGGTGTCGACCTGGATGTCCTTGGTCGTCCCGAACGCGGCCTCGTTGAGCTCCACGTCCAGACGGATCATCGCGTCCTGACCGCGCCGGGTCCTGGAACGCGGACCGCGCTGCGAGGCGGTGCCGAAGAACGCGTCCATGATGTCGGAGAAGTTGCCGAAGCCACCGCCGAAGCCTCCGGCGCCACCGCCGCCGGCCCCGGACATCGGGTCCCCGCCCAGGTCGTAGACCTGCTTCTTCTGTGGGTCCGACAAGACCTCGTAAGCGGCGTTGATCTCCTTGAACCGCTCCTGGGTCTTCGGATCCGGGTTCACATCCGGATGCAGCTCGCGTGCGAGCCGGCGGAATGCCTTCTTGATCTGGTCCTGCGAGGCATCACGCGGCACGCCCAGGACTGCGTAGTAGTCCGTCGCCACTTACGACTCCGCCAGGATCTGTCCGACGTAACGTGCCACTGCGCGTACCGCTCCCATCGTTCCGGGGTAGTCCATGCGGGTCGGTCCGACCACGCCGAGTTTGGCGACCGCCTCGTCGCCGGAACCGTAGCCGACCGCGACGACCGAGGTGGCGTTGAGCCCCTCGTGAGCATTCTCATGCCCGATCCGCACGGTCATACCCGAGTCCTTGGCCTCGCCCAGCAACTTGAGGAGGACGACATGCTCCTCGAGTGCCTCCAGGACGGGCCGGATCGTCAGGGGGAAATCATGCACGAAACGCGTGAGGTTCGCGGTGCCGCCGATCATCAGCCGCTCCTCGGTCTCCTCCACCAGCGTCTCGAGCAAGGTCGACAGCACGATCGAGACGGTCCCCCGGTCCTCCTGTTCGAAGGACTCCGGAAGATCCTGCACCAACTGCGGCACATCCGCGAAACGCCGACCCACGACCCGGCTGTTGAGCCGGGCGCGCAGATCGGCCAGCGAGTCCTCGGTGATCGGAGTGGGGCAGTCCACCATGCGCTGCTCCACCCGGCCGGTGTCCGTGATCAGCACCAGCATCACCCGGGCCGTGGCCAGCGGCAGCAGCTCCACATGGCGCACCGTCGAGCGGGTCAGCGACGGATACTGCACCACCGCCACCTGCCGGGTCAGCTGTGCCAGCAGCCGGACCGTGCGGCCCACCACGTCATCGAGGTCGACCGCGCCGTCCAGGAAGTTCTGAATGGCCCGCCGCTCCGGGCTGGACAGCGGCTTCACTCCGGCCAGCTTGTCCACGAAGAGGCGATAGCCCTTGTCGGTGGGGATCCGCCCGGCGCTCGTATGCGGCTGGGCGATGAACCCCTCGTCCTCCAGAGCGGCCATGTCGTTACGCACCGTGGCCGGGGAGACCCCCAGCCGGTGCCGCTCGGTGAGCGCCTTGGAGCCGACCGGCTCCTCCGTCCCCACATAGTCCTGGACAATGGCACGCAGCACCTCGAGTCTGCGTTCGCTGAGCACCCCGCGCACCTCCAGTCCAGCGGTCTCATCAGGTCGTCCGCCCTGGCACTCACCGGGCACGAGTGCCAGAACCCCTCCGCCAGTGTACGGCGGGGTGCGGTGGCATGGGCAAGAGCCGCCGCTGGCAGCAACTCTCCCCCATCCCCGTTGAGCTAGCGTCGCGGTATGGAGACGTGTTGGGAAGAGGCAGGCTGGGAGCGGCTCGCGCCCGGTGTGGCCCGCCGTCGGTTGCCGGAGTGGGACGAGACGGTCGGCGTGGTCGTCGGCCGGACCGACATCCTCGTCGTGGACACCGGCGCGACCCTGCGCGCCGGGGCCGAGCTGCGCGCCCTGATCACCCGGCTGACCGGCCGCCGCCCCACCCGGATCGCGCTCACCCATCCGCACTTCGACCACGTCCTGGGCTCGGCCGCCTTCGCGGGCTGCGAGGTGTACGGGGCCACGGGCATGGACGAGCTGCTGCGCCGGGAGCGGGAGACGCTGCGCGAGGACGCGATCCGCCACGGGGTGGAACGGAACGCCGCCACCGAGGCCGTGGACCATCTGGTCGGCCCGCACCACCTGGTCTCCGGGGAGCTCACCCTGGACCTGGGCGAGCGGCAGGTGCTGCTGGCCAATGTGGGGCCCGGCCACACCGCCCATGACCTGGCCGTTCTGGTGCCCGGCCGGCCCGAGGTGGTCTTCTGCGGCGATCTGGTGGAGGAGTCCGGCACGCCGCAGGCCGGGCCC contains:
- a CDS encoding histidine triad nucleotide-binding protein, with the translated sequence MAGEPQADCLFCKIVSGEVPATVVRETDTTVAFRDINPQAPTHILVIPKVHYPDAASLAAAEPQVAADVLGETGAVAVDEKLVETGYRVVFNTGSGAGQTVFHAHAHVLGGRGLNWPPG
- a CDS encoding 16S rRNA (uracil(1498)-N(3))-methyltransferase, which translates into the protein MTAPVFVADSLAGAAAGARVWLEGPEGRHAVSVRRLRVGEPVVLTDGHGMGVQGTVAAVEGKDRLQIAVDEVRQEAAPDPRITVVQALPKGDRGELAVETMTETGVDAVVPWSASRCITQWKGERGLKALGKWRSTAREAGKQSRRLTFPEVTDAMTTKQVARLLAEAAFAAVLHEEGGEPLATAQLPASGEIVLVVGPEGGVSPEELAAFAEAGARPYRLGPSVLRTSTAGTAAAALLLGRTGRWG
- a CDS encoding nitronate monooxygenase, coding for MSSALTDLYRYPIVQAPMAGGASCPQLAATVSEAGGLGFLAAGYKTPEAMYEEIKQLRGLTGRHFGVNLFMPQPSNADTAAVGAYRARLTGEAAWYETPLGDPDAGTDDAYDAKLAVLLDNPVPVVSFTFGCPTRAVLDAFAQAGTRTIVTVTSPVEAQTAQWAGADAVCVQGVEAGGHQGTYSNDPAVDGMGAGLGLLSLITLVREYVQIPIIAAGGIMRGSQIASALAAGAVAAQMGTAFLVCPESGANALHKQAMTDPLFGRTELTRAFSGRPARGLVNRFMREHGPHAPAAYPQLHHMTSGLRKAAAKAGDPQGMALWAGQGHRLARELPAARLVETLAVELDAARSELGRQSQRGAVS
- the dnaJ gene encoding molecular chaperone DnaJ; protein product: MATDYYAVLGVPRDASQDQIKKAFRRLARELHPDVNPDPKTQERFKEINAAYEVLSDPQKKQVYDLGGDPMSGAGGGGAGGFGGGFGNFSDIMDAFFGTASQRGPRSRTRRGQDAMIRLDVELNEAAFGTTKDIQVDTAVVCTTCSGEGAAPGTSAQTCDMCRGRGEVSQVTRSFLGQVMTSRPCPQCQGFGTVVPTPCPECAGDGRIRSRRTLTVKIPAGVDNGTRIQLAGEGEVGPGGGPAGDLYVEIHEVPHPVFQRRGDDMHCTVTIPMTAASLGTKVPLETLDGLEEVDIRPGTQSGQSIPLHQRGVTHLRGGGRGDLIVHVEVTTPTKLDPEQEELLRRLSKLRGEERPVGEFKPGQQGLFSRLKDAFNGR
- the hrcA gene encoding heat-inducible transcriptional repressor HrcA; the encoded protein is MLSERRLEVLRAIVQDYVGTEEPVGSKALTERHRLGVSPATVRNDMAALEDEGFIAQPHTSAGRIPTDKGYRLFVDKLAGVKPLSSPERRAIQNFLDGAVDLDDVVGRTVRLLAQLTRQVAVVQYPSLTRSTVRHVELLPLATARVMLVLITDTGRVEQRMVDCPTPITEDSLADLRARLNSRVVGRRFADVPQLVQDLPESFEQEDRGTVSIVLSTLLETLVEETEERLMIGGTANLTRFVHDFPLTIRPVLEALEEHVVLLKLLGEAKDSGMTVRIGHENAHEGLNATSVVAVGYGSGDEAVAKLGVVGPTRMDYPGTMGAVRAVARYVGQILAES
- a CDS encoding MBL fold metallo-hydrolase, whose protein sequence is METCWEEAGWERLAPGVARRRLPEWDETVGVVVGRTDILVVDTGATLRAGAELRALITRLTGRRPTRIALTHPHFDHVLGSAAFAGCEVYGATGMDELLRRERETLREDAIRHGVERNAATEAVDHLVGPHHLVSGELTLDLGERQVLLANVGPGHTAHDLAVLVPGRPEVVFCGDLVEESGTPQAGPDAIPGRWPAALDRLLALGGPDARYVPGHGSVVDAGFVRAQRDELAARFGVSL